A portion of the uncultured Bacteroides sp. genome contains these proteins:
- a CDS encoding histidinol-phosphatase, with product MNKTNYHSHCSFCDGRAPLEDFVKAAIVEGFTAYGVSSHAPLPFATHWSMEWEQMDDYLSECNRLKKKYAEQIELYVGLEIDYLNEESNPSIARFRELPLDYRIGSVHMLYDDNGDVVDIDCPSDVFRKLVDEHFRGDLVRVVHLYYDKLLRMIELGGFDILGHADKIHYNAACYRPGMLDEAWYDSLMHTYFSEIARRGYMVEINTKAYHQLGTFYPNERYWMLLKELGIRVLVNSDAHYPDRISNGRLEALQALRAVGYTTVMELHDGQWEGVLIDY from the coding sequence ATGAATAAAACGAATTATCATAGTCATTGCTCTTTCTGTGATGGTCGTGCCCCGTTGGAAGATTTTGTGAAGGCTGCCATTGTAGAGGGCTTTACAGCCTATGGCGTATCTTCGCATGCTCCGTTGCCATTTGCCACTCATTGGTCGATGGAGTGGGAGCAGATGGATGATTATTTGAGCGAATGCAATCGACTGAAAAAGAAATATGCCGAACAGATAGAGTTATATGTCGGTTTAGAGATTGATTACCTGAATGAGGAGAGCAATCCTTCCATTGCTCGCTTTCGAGAGCTACCCCTTGATTATCGTATTGGTTCTGTGCACATGCTTTATGATGACAACGGTGATGTGGTTGATATTGACTGCCCTTCGGATGTATTCCGAAAGTTGGTGGATGAACATTTTAGGGGTGATTTGGTGCGGGTTGTTCATTTGTACTACGACAAACTCCTCCGTATGATTGAGCTGGGAGGATTTGATATTCTAGGGCACGCCGATAAGATACACTATAATGCCGCCTGTTATCGTCCTGGTATGCTGGATGAAGCGTGGTATGATTCATTAATGCACACTTACTTTTCCGAGATAGCCCGAAGAGGTTATATGGTAGAGATAAATACGAAGGCTTATCATCAATTAGGTACTTTCTATCCCAATGAAAGGTATTGGATGTTGCTAAAAGAGCTGGGCATTCGGGTACTTGTAAATAGCGATGCGCACTATCCCGATCGAATTAGTAATGGACGATTGGAAGCACTCCAAGCACTACGCGCTGTCGGATATACAACTGTGATGGAGCTGCATGACGGACAGTGGGAGGGAGTGCTTATCGATTATTGA